One stretch of Arachis hypogaea cultivar Tifrunner chromosome 20, arahy.Tifrunner.gnm2.J5K5, whole genome shotgun sequence DNA includes these proteins:
- the LOC112783981 gene encoding 3',5'-bisphosphate nucleotidase AHL, with the protein MSLYCSSLGTIIPRILGQARKRYHDVLSAFTLTYVVGGVASSSKAQPHNYIACVSKFDHTCSFPVMEEENHSNNLGLLYEQEEQPKEYSKELDVAVRAVQMACSLCQTVQDTLISRTNHQVHSKDDNSPVTVADWSVQAIVSWILSKCLGSENISIVAEEDVQTLSKANASELLEAVVETVNECLSKASQFGVQKPKSALGTSEVLEIISRCNSRGGANGRFWVLDPVDGTLGFVRGDQYAVALALIEDGEVVLGVLGCPNYPMRKEWLSYQHRYHRIISKLTPPNSETWNKGCVLYAKKGSGKAWMQPLLHGNNKFLWPNNAKQVCVSSIDNPALATFCEPVEKANSSHSFTAGLAHSVGLRKQPLRVYSMVKYAAIARGDAEVFMKFARSGYKEKIWDHAAGVIIIQEAGGMVTDAGGRPLDFSKGIYLEGLDRGIVACSGTTLHGKIIEAVDASWGSSSL; encoded by the exons ATGTCTTTATATTGTTCAAGCTTGGGTACCATTATCCCACGTATCTTGGGACAAGCAAGGAAGAGATACCATGATGTTCTTTCTGCCTTCACACTCACCTATGTTGTTGGAGGAGTAGCTTCTAGTTCTAAAGCACAACCCCATAATTACATTGCCTGTGTCTCAAAATTCGACCATACTTGTTCTTTTCCTGTCATGGAGGAGGAGAATCACAGTAACAACTTGGGATTGTTGTATGAACAAGAAGAACAACCGAAGGAATATTCCAAGGAACTTGATGTTGCTGTGAGAGCAGTGCAGATGGCATGTTCACTCTGTCAGACAGTTCAAGACACTTTGATTTCTAGAACCAACCATCAGGTCCACTCCAAAGATGATAATTCTCCTGTTACTGTTGCAG ATTGGAGTGTGCAAGCAATTGTCAGCTGGATATTGTCGAAGTGTTTGGGGAGCGAAAATATCTCAATTGTAGCCGAAGAGGACGTTCAAACTCTGTCCAAGGCTAATGCATCAGAGCTGTTAGAAGCTGTGGTTGAAACTGTGAATGAATGTCTAAGCAAAGCATCCCAATTTGGAGTTCAAAAGCCAAAGTCAGCTCTTGGCACTTCAGAAGTTCTGGAAATAATTAGTCGCTGCAACTCGAGAGGCGGTGCTAATGGAAGATTTTGGGTGCTTGATCCTGTTGATGGAACATTGGGGTTTGTAAGAGGAGATCAGTATGCTGTAGCTCTAGCACTGATAGAAGATGGAGAGGTTGTTCTTGGAGTTCTTGGTTGTCCAAACTATCCAATGAGAAAGGAGTGGTTAAGCTATCAGCACCGTTATCATAGGATCATATCTAAGTTGACTCCTCCAAATTCTGAAACTTGGAACAAAGGTTGTGTGCTGTATGCAAAAAAAGGAAGTGGCAAGGCATGGATGCAACCTCTGCTTCATGGCAATAATAAGTTCTTGTGGCCAAACAATGCAAAACAAGTTTGTGTGTCTTCCATTGACAATCCAGCACTGGCTACATTTTGTGAACCGGTTGAGAAGGCCAATTCAAGCCACTCTTTTACTGCAGGACTAGCTCATAGTGTTGGTCTAAG GAAACAGCCATTGAGAGTGTACAGCATGGTGAAATATGCAGCAATAGCGCGTGGAGATGCTGAAGTATTCATGAAGTTTGCAAGGAGTGGTTACAAGGAGAAGATATGGGACCATGCTGCAGGTGTTATCATCATACAGGAGGCGGGTGGCATGGTGACTGATGCCGGCGGACGGCCGCTAGATTTCTCAAAAGGTATATATCTAGAAGGGCTTGATCGCGGTATAGTTGCTTGTTCTGGAACCACACTCCATGGAAAGATCATTGAAGCTGTTGATGCTAGCTGGGGATCTTCTAGCCTTTGA
- the LOC140182911 gene encoding uncharacterized protein: MYVVHHLLLQLKKILGILVIRSVDSSNAIERQIVHDLKKMLDNHNELAMSFHYARERFKNENSPDIKMKLIRNRVKDGRLYNLPTASEVSILIVGDIDESILDRDIIIEITSKKLQRIDVLHPLYLPLQYPLLFPYEEDGFRPGIETSVRHAKSEHLSFIRNNQPKLRVDKYSSLHESLVRGEANAVATGQHVCTVEFQKRGLPHAHILLFMDPKHTPKSPNDIDNMICAAIPDKLRRPKLYAAVEKFIVHGPCGRHNKNSPCMINGRCSKFYPKQFRRTTIIDEAGFPKYKRLDNGHTILKKNTVLDNSFIVPYNPSLLLKYGCHINVEHTCQTSAIKYLFKYISACEAAWRAFGYDIQQKESSIEGNLQANGRSLKEYDQMPLPTIDALDGIDDPLIMDEMNFDLSLLKEEYGGTGKTYLYKTLSAAIRSRGEIVLNVASCGIASLLLSNGRTTHSKFKISLDLNEDSVCCIKKPLDKCLRDILRYEKCYNPDMPFGGKVVLLGGDFRQILSVIPMDSHQDIVQSSINSSYLWKFCIVLKLTTNMRLTVGANHTQLRQISQFAEWLLTIGDGLAGDSTDGESEVNIPEDILIHNNEDGFNSLVNFVYLNLLLNLNNGSYFKDRIILAPTLDIVNDVNKHIMKSLIREEKTYLSSDSLCIEEGDKAGQVVLIPQMNMIPNNATIPFRFQRKQFPLVVSFSMTINKSQGQTLTTVGLYLPKFVFTDGQLYVALSRIKSKSDLKVLIKNNSSKTKDNTINIVYRKILKNLNDRI, translated from the exons ATGTATGTGGTACATCATTTACTCCTTCAGTTGAAGAAG ATACTTGGGATACTGGTGATCCG TTCCGTTGATTCATCAAACGCTATTGAAAGACAAATTGTCCATGACCTAAAGAAAATGTTGGATAACCACAATGAACTGGCGATGAGTTTTCATTATGCTAGAGAAAGGTTCAAGAATGAGAATAGTCCGGATATTAAGATGAAGCTTATTCGTAATAGGGTTAAGGATGGAAGACTATACAATTTACCAACTGCTTCAGAGGTTTCTATTCTAATTGTTGGAGATATTGATGAATCTATTTTAGACAGAGATATAATCATCGAAATCACTTCCAAGAAATTACAAAGGATTGACGTTCTTCACCCATTGTACTTGCCCCTTCAGTATCCCTTATTATTCCCGTATGAAGAAGACGGTTTTAGACCAGGAATTGAAACTTCTGTACGCCATGCAA AGTCTGAACATCTTAGCTTCATACGAAACAACCAGCCTAAATTGAGAGTTGATAAGTACAGCTCTCTACATGAATCATTGGTTAGAGGCGAAGCAAATGCTGTGGCTACTGGTCAAC ATGTATGTACTGTAGAATTTCAGAAACGCGGCTTACCACATGCTCATATTCTGCTGTTCATGGATCCCAAACACACACCTAAATCTCCAAATGACATTGACAACATGATCTGTGCTGCGATACCAGATAAGTTACGTAGACCTAAGCTCTATGCAGCCGTGGAGAAGTTCATCGTTCATGGACCATGTGGTCGTCATAATAAGAACAGTCCTTGCATGATCAATGGTCGTTGCTCTAAATTCTACCCAAAACAATTTCGAAGAACGACTATCATTGATGAAGCTGGGTTCCCAAAGTATAAAAGGCTTGACAATGGGCacacaattttaaaaaagaacacAGTTCTTGACAATTCTTTCATTGTACCCTACAATCCATCACTGCTGTTAAAGTATGGTTGTCACATTAATGTCGAGCATACATGTCAGACATCTGCAATAAAATATCTATTCAA GTACATATCTGCCTGTGAGGCTGCTTGGAGGGCATTTGGGTATGACATACAACAAAAAGAGTCTTCG ATTGAGGGAAACTTACAAGCTAATGGTAGATCGCTTAAGGAGTATGATCAGATGCCTCTCCCAACTATCGATGCTCTAGATGGCATAGATGATCCTCTAATAATGGATGAGATGAACTTCGATTTATCCTTGCttaaggagga ATATGGTGGTACTGGAAAGACGTACCTCTACAAGACACTATCAGCTGCTATACGGAGTAGAGGTGAAATTGTTCTAAATGTGGCATCTTGTGGGATTGCATCCTTATTACTCTCCAATGGTCGTACAACTCATTCAAAATTTAAGATATCACTTGATCTAAATGAAGACTCTGTGTGTTGTATCAAGAAAC CATTGGACAAATGCTTGCGGGATATTCTGAGGTATGAGAAATGTTATAATCCAGATATGCCTTTTGGTGGCAAGGTTGTTTTGTTAGGCGGTGATTTTAGACAGATTCTTTCAGTCATACCGATGGACTCACATCAAGACATTGTGCAGTCTTCAATAAATTCATCATATCTCTGGAAATTCTGCATAGTTTTAAAGCTAACAACCAACATGCGGCTTACTGTTGGAGCTAACCATACTCAATTAAGACAGATTTCACAATTTGCTGAGTGGCTATTGACTATTGGTGATGGTTTGGCAGGTGATTCTACTGATGGAGAAAGCGAAGTTAACATACCtgaagacatccttattcataacaaTGAAGATGGTTTCAATTCTTTGGTTAATTTTGTGTATCTAAATTTGTTGCTAAATTTAAACAATGGGTCGTACTTTAAAGACAGAATAATACTTGCCCCTACACTTGATATTGTCAACGATGTTAACAAGCACATAATGAAATCTTTAATTAGAGAGGAGAAGACCTACCTTAGCTCTGATTCATTGTGCATAGAGGAAG GAGATAAAGCAGGTCAAGTGGTTTTAATACCACAGATGAACATGATACCCAACAATGCTACTATTCCTTTTAGGTTTCAAAGGAAGCAATTTCCATTAGTTGTTTCATTTTCTATGACTATTAACAAGTCTCAGGGTCAAACTTTAACAACTGTGGGATTGTACTTGCCGAAATTTGTTTTTACCGACGGTCAACTATATGTTGCTCTATCAAGGATAAAATCAAAATCTGATTTAAAGGTATTAATTAAGAATAATTCATCCAAGACAAAAGATAATACCATCAATATTGTTTATAGAAAAATACTTAAAAACCTCAATGACCGTATATAA